A single region of the Gemmatimonadota bacterium genome encodes:
- a CDS encoding winged helix-turn-helix domain-containing protein, with translation MSLTREGLGVRVDPWRGHQSRVRVVVMDPVSSPPRLEFGPFVLDRRRWTLTRSGRRVRLPNQPFRMLAYLAERAGELVTHEDLKEQVWADRIVEFDQGIYFAVKQIRQALGDSAREPKYVETVPRRGYRFVARVETVAAESRPTGWWPGRAAAAAAIIAAAAFGLRWAAGADGRQGTVSGDKQPAEEAAGSSSSSEARELFVRGTLHFSRTNSLSELARASELFAQATEADSTYARAYARLAVARASMAFDFGRVRMYDEARAAAERAERLAPEDPDTHLALGYMAYYEEGDYQKALRHFSAVRQRRGDDPEVLLPTAFVYRRLGRWQDAVGSLRSALAEDPASFSVAYSLATTLDRMRRYDEAGRYYRIARAALGSARFPRERLAQLELRAAGDLPEAERLLRVAMGRGPSLLPIRGQGWFARVLGSRVLPRVEAARLSDDPQDRFHLALALEGAGRRDEALAQFRLALDQYETFVPYVEGERHSTRGTLYARMAVAAAALGERARALVLAERASMASLPEADAWAGPEVRAILAEVFARLGEHDRAIDMLDYLLSVPAPISRAQLEVDPIWDAVRDHPRFPG, from the coding sequence ATGTCCCTCACGCGCGAGGGACTCGGCGTGCGCGTCGACCCCTGGCGCGGGCACCAGTCGCGCGTCAGAGTCGTGGTCATGGATCCTGTATCTTCACCTCCACGTCTCGAGTTCGGCCCCTTCGTCCTGGATCGGCGTCGGTGGACGCTCACGCGCTCTGGGCGGCGGGTAAGGCTGCCCAACCAGCCGTTCCGCATGCTCGCCTATCTGGCTGAACGAGCCGGTGAGTTGGTCACCCATGAGGATCTGAAGGAGCAGGTGTGGGCGGACCGGATCGTGGAGTTCGATCAGGGCATCTACTTCGCCGTGAAGCAGATCCGGCAGGCGCTGGGCGACTCAGCCCGTGAGCCCAAGTACGTGGAGACCGTACCGCGGCGGGGCTATCGATTCGTCGCGCGCGTGGAGACCGTGGCCGCTGAGTCACGGCCGACGGGTTGGTGGCCTGGCCGAGCCGCGGCGGCCGCCGCGATCATCGCAGCGGCCGCTTTTGGGCTGCGCTGGGCGGCCGGGGCCGACGGGCGCCAGGGAACCGTCTCCGGTGACAAACAGCCCGCGGAGGAGGCGGCCGGCTCATCCAGCTCCTCCGAGGCGCGGGAACTGTTCGTACGGGGGACCCTGCACTTCTCGCGCACCAACTCGCTGTCCGAGCTGGCGCGCGCCAGCGAGCTGTTCGCGCAGGCCACCGAGGCAGATTCGACCTACGCACGAGCCTACGCCCGCCTGGCGGTGGCGCGTGCCTCCATGGCATTCGATTTCGGCCGCGTGCGGATGTACGACGAGGCGCGTGCCGCAGCCGAGCGCGCCGAGCGGCTGGCACCGGAGGACCCGGACACACACCTGGCGCTGGGCTACATGGCGTACTACGAGGAGGGTGACTACCAGAAGGCGCTGCGCCATTTCTCTGCGGTGCGCCAGCGGCGGGGCGACGACCCGGAGGTTTTGCTCCCCACTGCGTTCGTCTATCGTCGACTCGGCCGCTGGCAGGACGCGGTCGGCTCGCTCCGCTCGGCGCTGGCCGAGGACCCGGCCAGTTTCAGCGTAGCGTACTCGCTGGCCACCACCCTGGACCGCATGCGCCGCTACGACGAGGCCGGGCGCTACTACAGAATCGCCAGGGCCGCGCTGGGCTCAGCGCGATTCCCGCGCGAGCGGTTGGCACAGCTCGAGTTGCGTGCCGCCGGCGACCTGCCGGAGGCGGAGCGGCTGCTGAGGGTCGCGATGGGGCGGGGTCCCAGCCTGCTGCCGATTCGTGGCCAGGGGTGGTTCGCGCGCGTGCTCGGATCACGGGTCCTGCCGCGGGTCGAAGCCGCGCGGCTCTCGGACGATCCGCAGGACCGCTTTCACCTGGCGTTGGCGCTCGAGGGCGCGGGACGCCGCGACGAGGCTCTCGCGCAGTTTCGCCTGGCGCTTGACCAGTACGAAACCTTCGTCCCGTACGTGGAGGGAGAGCGCCACAGCACCCGCGGCACGCTCTACGCGCGCATGGCGGTGGCCGCCGCGGCCCTCGGGGAACGAGCGCGCGCTCTCGTCCTGGCCGAAAGGGCGTCCATGGCTTCGTTGCCGGAGGCCGACGCCTGGGCTGGTCCCGAGGTGCGCGCCATCCTCGCCGAGGTCTTCGCGCGTCTGGGCGAGCACGACAGGGCGATCGACATGCTCGACTACCTGCTGTCAGTGCCCGCTCCCATTAGCCGGGCGCAACTGGAGGTCGACCCGATCTGGGACGCGGTCAGGGATCACCCGCGTTTCCCCGGGTAG